One window of the Dongia rigui genome contains the following:
- a CDS encoding MurR/RpiR family transcriptional regulator: MLSIAVSVVFTTTRSGRRKLKKQPAHPITIEQRIRALLPQLTPGEKRAARALLAAYPIAALGTIAELTALSDASAPTILRLTAKLGFDGYSHFQRAVRAEVQEKMQSPLSLMDSAPRVPTAKSGFFGGFINDITAALQRTQRLLDNDVLEDAIATLADTSKRIHALGGRSSHVLAKHLVFHLHQLRPSVHEIAAGSVPVYHQAADMGRSSVIVAFDFRRYERQSIDFCQQAAREGARIILVTDPWLSPIAEVAQWVLPVEVDVPSPFDSSLAAMAVVEAMLAGTLARLGPTARERMLRLEQGAGIDKVIGSAENTAGEKAPQKNNRQKKPQQRRPSR; the protein is encoded by the coding sequence TTGCTGTCAATTGCCGTTTCTGTAGTATTCACTACGACGCGTTCCGGGAGGCGGAAACTGAAAAAACAACCAGCACATCCCATCACGATCGAACAGCGCATCCGCGCCCTGCTGCCGCAATTGACGCCCGGCGAAAAGCGCGCGGCGCGTGCCCTGCTCGCCGCCTATCCCATTGCAGCCCTTGGCACCATCGCCGAACTGACAGCGCTCTCGGACGCTTCCGCGCCGACGATCCTGCGCCTCACCGCCAAGCTCGGTTTCGACGGCTACTCGCATTTCCAGCGCGCGGTGCGCGCGGAAGTGCAGGAGAAGATGCAATCCCCCTTGTCGCTGATGGACAGCGCGCCGCGTGTGCCGACGGCCAAAAGCGGCTTCTTCGGCGGCTTCATCAACGACATCACCGCCGCCCTGCAGCGCACCCAGCGGCTGCTCGACAACGACGTGCTGGAAGATGCCATCGCCACCCTGGCCGACACCAGCAAGCGCATCCACGCGCTGGGCGGCCGCTCCAGCCATGTGCTGGCAAAGCACCTCGTCTTCCACCTGCACCAGTTGCGCCCCAGCGTCCACGAGATCGCGGCCGGTTCCGTGCCGGTCTACCACCAGGCGGCGGATATGGGCCGCTCCAGCGTCATCGTCGCCTTCGACTTCCGCCGCTATGAACGCCAGAGCATCGACTTCTGCCAGCAGGCAGCGCGTGAAGGCGCCCGCATCATCCTGGTGACCGACCCCTGGCTCTCCCCCATCGCCGAGGTGGCGCAATGGGTGCTGCCGGTCGAGGTCGACGTCCCCTCGCCCTTCGATTCATCGCTTGCCGCCATGGCGGTGGTCGAGGCGATGCTGGCCGGCACGCTTGCCCGGCTCGGCCCCACCGCCCGCGAGCGCATGCTGCGCCTGGAACAGGGGGCGGGCATTGATAAGGTGATCGGCAGCGCCGAGAATACGGCGGGCGAAAAAGCGCCCCAGAAGAATAATCGGCAGAAGAAACCACAACAGCGGAGACCGTCGCGGTGA
- a CDS encoding ABC transporter ATP-binding protein has protein sequence MPLLEVESLAVSYGPIKAVRNVGLTVESGEIVTVLGANGAGKSTSLQAIVGLLPVQQGRVRFDGHDITGESTERIVRRGLTLTPEGRRIFAPLTVEENLRIGAATQGKGGDMAALWDQMMELFPILATRRKQLAGTLSGGEQQQLAIARSLMSRPKLLLLDEPSLGLAPIVVELIFDLIKRLRGLGITILVVEQNVHQALDIADRGYVVRGGSVVLSGTAAELKTSPDVQKAYMGHG, from the coding sequence ATGCCCCTGTTGGAAGTCGAGAGTCTCGCCGTCAGTTACGGACCGATCAAAGCGGTCCGCAATGTCGGCCTGACCGTCGAGAGCGGCGAGATCGTCACCGTGCTGGGTGCCAATGGCGCCGGCAAGTCGACGAGCCTGCAGGCCATTGTCGGCCTGCTGCCGGTCCAGCAGGGGCGGGTGCGTTTCGATGGACATGACATCACCGGCGAAAGCACCGAGCGCATCGTGCGCCGGGGCCTGACGCTGACGCCGGAAGGACGGCGCATCTTCGCGCCGCTCACGGTCGAGGAGAACCTGCGCATCGGTGCGGCGACGCAAGGGAAGGGTGGCGATATGGCAGCCCTCTGGGACCAGATGATGGAGCTCTTTCCCATCCTCGCCACCCGCCGCAAGCAATTGGCCGGGACGCTCTCGGGCGGCGAGCAACAGCAGCTCGCCATCGCCCGCTCGCTGATGTCGAGACCCAAGCTCCTGTTGCTCGACGAGCCGTCGCTGGGCCTTGCCCCCATCGTCGTCGAGCTCATCTTCGACCTCATCAAGCGCCTGCGCGGGCTCGGCATCACCATCCTGGTGGTCGAGCAGAACGTCCACCAGGCCCTCGACATCGCCGATCGCGGTTATGTGGTGAGAGGCGGGTCGGTCGTTCTCTCCGGGACGGCAGCGGAGCTGAAGACCTCGCCCGACGTACAAAAAGCCTATATGGGGCATGGGTGA
- a CDS encoding aspartate aminotransferase family protein: protein MPAITNQGLIARDAASVAGIEKLRFGPFAIQSGEGNTLITEDGRRLIDFSASWGAASLGHGHPAIVEAVTRTVRHMPSASILSTTHEPGVALAEKLLSLTPGGEDRRVWFGHSGSDANETIIRAVEAATGKKRVIAFIGAYHGGTALSMSVSGHTAQSHAAPRPGLFLLPYPNIYRPHFPGHVGEVALAQLDYLLATVCPPHDTAAIIFEAIQADGGLLVPPPGFIAAIAERAQRHGILLVCDEVKVGLARTGMMHAFDADGITPDLISFGKGLGGGLPLSAVVGPASILDRTTAFAMQTLCGNPVSCSAGLAVLETIEREKLAGNTAARGKQIMDGLKKLAEKHPLIGDIRGRGLAIGVELVANRTTKEPAGKACQKIVYRCFELGLLVFYVGMKSNVLELTPPLTLTEAEAAAGLAILDQAIDDVTQDRVPDAAIAAYAGW from the coding sequence ATGCCGGCTATTACTAATCAAGGCCTCATCGCCCGCGATGCCGCGTCGGTTGCCGGCATCGAGAAGCTGCGCTTCGGACCCTTCGCCATTCAATCGGGCGAGGGCAACACCCTCATCACCGAGGATGGCCGGCGCCTCATCGACTTCTCCGCCTCTTGGGGTGCGGCGAGCCTCGGTCATGGCCATCCGGCCATCGTCGAGGCGGTGACGCGCACGGTACGGCACATGCCCAGTGCCAGTATCCTCTCGACGACGCATGAACCCGGCGTGGCGCTGGCCGAGAAACTCCTCTCCCTCACGCCGGGGGGCGAGGATCGCCGCGTCTGGTTCGGCCATTCCGGATCGGATGCCAACGAGACCATCATTCGCGCTGTCGAAGCCGCGACCGGCAAGAAGCGCGTCATCGCCTTCATCGGCGCCTATCACGGCGGCACGGCGCTTTCGATGTCGGTCTCCGGCCACACTGCACAATCGCATGCGGCGCCGCGGCCGGGGTTGTTCCTGCTGCCATACCCCAACATCTACCGGCCGCATTTCCCCGGCCATGTTGGCGAGGTGGCGCTGGCGCAGCTCGATTATCTGCTGGCGACCGTCTGCCCGCCGCATGACACGGCGGCGATCATCTTCGAGGCCATCCAGGCCGATGGCGGCCTGCTCGTCCCGCCGCCCGGCTTTATCGCTGCCATCGCCGAACGCGCCCAGCGCCACGGCATTCTGCTGGTCTGCGACGAGGTGAAGGTGGGCCTCGCCCGCACCGGCATGATGCATGCGTTTGACGCCGATGGCATCACACCGGACCTCATCAGCTTCGGCAAGGGCCTCGGCGGCGGTCTGCCGCTCTCGGCCGTCGTCGGACCCGCCAGCATCCTTGACCGTACCACCGCCTTTGCGATGCAGACCCTCTGCGGCAATCCGGTCAGCTGTTCCGCGGGCCTCGCAGTTCTGGAAACGATCGAGCGCGAGAAGCTCGCCGGCAACACGGCCGCACGCGGCAAACAGATCATGGACGGCCTGAAGAAGCTGGCCGAGAAACATCCCCTCATCGGCGATATTCGCGGCCGCGGCCTCGCCATCGGTGTCGAGCTGGTGGCCAACCGCACGACCAAGGAACCGGCGGGGAAGGCCTGCCAGAAGATCGTCTACCGCTGCTTCGAGCTCGGCCTGCTCGTCTTCTATGTCGGCATGAAATCGAACGTGCTGGAACTGACCCCGCCTTTGACCCTGACGGAGGCCGAGGCGGCAGCGGGGCTTGCCATTCTCGACCAGGCCATTGACGACGTCACCCAAGACCGCGTACCGGATGCGGCGATCGCCGCCTATGCCGGCTGGTAA
- a CDS encoding branched-chain amino acid ABC transporter ATP-binding protein/permease, whose protein sequence is MGWLSQVWIGRRAITPLVDLAALNRTRPAFAGALVLIVPVALLALVAGNLLGSAEQRIAIIFLINLIAVVANGLYSGNSGIMSFGHLGFMGVGAYLSAILTMTPEKKAMTLPNLPDFLAQAHMGLNEACLVTLVVIGIFALVVGTPISRLTGSAASIATLAFLVIVHSILNGATDFTRGSQTFFGVDRLVTLPSLLFWVALTILAARIFRDLPAGLEIRAAREDELAAQAMGVNIARRRLIAWVISAMMMGVAGAMIGHFLGAFSPKKFFFVDTFAILAMLIIGGIGSVTGAVVGTGVVTVVMELARRLEESPILPSLGLPQVFGLTQLALGLGILFVMYKRPGGMLGLAEVDDWFKHRFTRAAAKITSFVSEKRDGALVVENVSKNFSGLKALDTVSLELRPGEIVGLIGPNGSGKTTMLNAISGAVPPSSGSVTLDGVAVAGKPAFRIARLGLGRSFQNIRLFKEMTVLENVEVAVSASGRGGDIRAEAMAALEELSVAHLAERRAGALAYGEQRRVEIARALALKPRYLMLDEPAAGMNSAETQALMTLLRQIRDKYGLGLLLVEHHLELVMRLCDRIVVLNKGQMIAAGTPADVQNDPIVIEAYIGRAHSAHPSAWERSVS, encoded by the coding sequence ATGGGATGGCTTTCACAGGTTTGGATCGGGAGACGGGCGATCACACCACTCGTTGATCTTGCAGCGCTCAATCGCACGCGGCCGGCCTTTGCCGGCGCGCTGGTGCTGATCGTGCCGGTGGCGCTGCTGGCGCTGGTGGCCGGCAATCTGCTGGGCTCGGCCGAGCAGCGCATCGCCATCATCTTCCTCATCAATCTCATCGCGGTGGTGGCGAACGGGCTCTATTCCGGCAATTCCGGCATCATGAGCTTCGGTCATCTGGGTTTCATGGGCGTTGGCGCCTATCTCTCGGCCATTCTCACCATGACGCCTGAGAAAAAGGCGATGACCCTGCCCAACCTGCCGGACTTCCTGGCGCAGGCGCATATGGGCCTCAATGAGGCCTGCCTCGTCACCCTTGTCGTCATCGGGATTTTTGCGCTGGTTGTCGGCACGCCGATCTCGCGCCTTACCGGATCGGCCGCCTCGATCGCGACGCTGGCCTTCCTGGTCATCGTTCACAGCATCCTCAATGGCGCCACCGATTTCACCCGCGGCAGCCAGACCTTCTTCGGTGTCGACCGGCTGGTGACCTTGCCCTCGCTGCTGTTCTGGGTGGCGCTCACCATTCTGGCGGCGCGCATCTTCCGCGACCTGCCGGCGGGTCTCGAAATCCGCGCGGCACGCGAAGACGAGCTGGCGGCGCAGGCTATGGGCGTCAACATCGCCCGGCGTCGCCTCATCGCCTGGGTCATCTCGGCGATGATGATGGGTGTGGCCGGCGCCATGATCGGCCATTTCCTCGGCGCCTTCAGCCCGAAGAAGTTCTTCTTCGTCGATACCTTTGCCATCCTTGCCATGCTGATCATCGGCGGCATCGGGTCAGTGACCGGGGCCGTCGTCGGCACGGGCGTCGTGACCGTGGTGATGGAACTGGCCAGGCGCCTGGAAGAAAGCCCGATCCTGCCCTCGCTGGGCCTGCCGCAGGTGTTCGGTCTCACGCAATTGGCGCTGGGGCTTGGCATTCTGTTCGTCATGTATAAGCGCCCCGGCGGCATGCTGGGTCTCGCGGAAGTCGACGATTGGTTCAAGCATCGCTTCACCAGGGCGGCCGCGAAGATCACCAGCTTCGTCAGCGAAAAGCGCGACGGCGCGCTGGTGGTCGAGAACGTCTCGAAGAATTTCTCCGGCCTCAAGGCGCTCGATACCGTGTCGCTCGAATTGCGGCCGGGTGAGATCGTGGGGCTCATCGGCCCCAACGGGTCCGGCAAGACCACCATGCTCAATGCCATTTCCGGCGCGGTGCCGCCGAGCAGCGGGTCGGTCACGCTGGATGGTGTGGCGGTCGCGGGAAAGCCGGCCTTCCGCATCGCGCGGCTGGGTCTGGGGCGGTCCTTCCAGAACATCCGCCTGTTCAAGGAAATGACCGTGCTTGAGAATGTCGAGGTCGCGGTTTCGGCCAGCGGCAGAGGTGGCGATATCCGTGCCGAGGCGATGGCAGCGCTAGAGGAACTGAGTGTCGCGCATCTCGCCGAACGCCGCGCTGGGGCCCTGGCCTATGGCGAGCAGCGCCGCGTCGAGATCGCCCGGGCACTTGCCCTGAAGCCGCGTTATCTGATGCTGGATGAGCCAGCGGCAGGCATGAATTCCGCCGAGACCCAGGCGCTGATGACCTTGCTCCGGCAGATTCGCGACAAATACGGTCTCGGCCTGCTGCTGGTCGAGCATCATCTGGAATTGGTCATGCGTCTGTGCGACCGCATCGTCGTCCTCAACAAGGGGCAGATGATCGCCGCCGGCACACCGGCCGACGTGCAGAACGACCCCATCGTCATCGAGGCCTATATCGGCCGCGCCCATTCCGCCCACCCATCTGCATGGGAGAGGAGCGTGTCATGA
- a CDS encoding ABC transporter substrate-binding protein produces the protein MKRVPTHILAAGLAGLVGLTTVPALADDLVVGAAISLTGGLAYADVPAQKGMQLAIDEINAAGGIGGKYKIELRLKDSRSDPAQTSVAAQELIDDGASVLVTPCDADPSIGAGQMAQAAGVAAFSTCASSPSLPLAVGDHMFTNFPGDNVQTTVSAKYAIDSGYKNAYLLMSPDTSYTMLPNYFKTVFEKLGGKVVGEDNYSMGQQDFSAQVTKIKSLSPAADVIMTGAYEPDFPAFIKQLRAAGITAPVIGSDGIDSPTTFALGDVAEGVVFSTAGFAAPGSPLEAFNNKYKAATGSDPDTIYIAIGYDLIKVLEAAVLKADSVEREKVWAAVRELENVQGATSTITYKGTDGVPLRQVALVKVVKGNRELVLQEAPDPALVPAPKL, from the coding sequence ATGAAGCGAGTTCCCACCCATATCCTAGCGGCAGGCCTTGCCGGTCTTGTCGGTCTCACCACCGTGCCGGCGCTTGCCGACGATCTGGTCGTCGGTGCCGCGATCAGCCTCACCGGCGGTCTCGCCTATGCCGACGTGCCGGCGCAAAAGGGCATGCAGCTGGCGATCGACGAGATCAATGCCGCCGGCGGCATCGGCGGCAAGTACAAGATCGAGCTGAGGCTGAAGGATTCGCGCTCCGACCCGGCGCAGACCTCCGTCGCGGCACAGGAGCTGATCGATGACGGCGCTTCGGTCCTTGTGACACCCTGCGATGCCGACCCTTCCATCGGTGCCGGCCAGATGGCGCAAGCGGCGGGTGTCGCCGCCTTCTCGACCTGCGCCTCGTCGCCCAGCCTGCCGCTGGCGGTGGGCGATCACATGTTCACCAATTTCCCCGGCGACAACGTCCAGACCACCGTCTCGGCGAAATACGCGATCGATAGCGGTTACAAGAATGCCTATCTGCTGATGTCGCCGGACACCTCCTATACGATGCTGCCGAACTACTTCAAGACGGTGTTCGAGAAGCTGGGCGGCAAGGTGGTGGGGGAAGACAATTACTCCATGGGCCAGCAGGATTTCAGCGCCCAGGTCACCAAGATCAAATCGCTGTCGCCGGCCGCCGACGTCATCATGACCGGCGCCTATGAGCCGGACTTCCCGGCCTTCATCAAGCAGCTGCGCGCGGCCGGCATCACGGCGCCGGTGATCGGTTCGGACGGCATCGATTCGCCGACGACCTTTGCGCTGGGTGACGTCGCCGAAGGTGTGGTGTTCTCGACCGCCGGCTTTGCGGCGCCGGGCAGCCCGCTCGAAGCCTTCAACAACAAGTACAAGGCGGCGACGGGGTCTGATCCCGACACCATCTATATCGCCATCGGCTATGACCTCATCAAAGTGCTGGAAGCCGCCGTGCTGAAGGCGGATTCGGTCGAGCGTGAAAAAGTCTGGGCGGCGGTGCGCGAGTTGGAGAATGTCCAGGGTGCCACATCGACCATCACCTATAAGGGCACCGACGGCGTGCCGCTGCGCCAGGTGGCGCTGGTGAAGGTCGTCAAAGGCAACCGCGAACTGGTGCTGCAGGAGGCGCCGGATCCGGCCCTCGTCCCGGCGCCCAAGCTCTAA
- a CDS encoding branched-chain amino acid ABC transporter permease, whose protein sequence is MEILIQQCVNALSLGGTYALLALGLAVVFSVLGMINFAHGEILTIAGYTVYFAIIGNVPPILIIPLALIVAMATAALMERIAFRPLRGANGTTLLITSFAVSGILQMLFQNLISTRPRPVPIPASLTGAFNIGPFHVGVIQSLSIFATFAMVGLLTLFLKRTMLGIAIRAAAVDFPTTRLMGLRANRVILAAFAISGLLAGVSGLLWVAQRGSVDPLMGFLPVLKAFIAAILGGIGNLTGAVIGGFFLGAIEIGLQAVLPESVQPFRDAIALSLVVLVLLYRPQGLFGAAHSVRP, encoded by the coding sequence ATGGAAATCCTCATTCAGCAATGCGTCAATGCACTGAGCCTCGGCGGCACCTATGCGCTGCTGGCGCTGGGCCTTGCTGTCGTCTTCAGCGTGCTCGGCATGATCAATTTCGCCCATGGCGAGATCCTGACCATTGCCGGCTACACGGTCTATTTTGCCATCATCGGCAATGTGCCGCCGATCCTCATCATACCGCTGGCTTTGATCGTCGCCATGGCGACCGCCGCGTTGATGGAGCGCATCGCCTTTCGCCCCTTGCGCGGCGCCAATGGCACAACCTTGCTCATCACCAGCTTTGCCGTTTCCGGCATCCTGCAGATGCTGTTCCAGAATCTGATCTCGACCCGGCCGCGTCCGGTGCCGATCCCGGCATCGCTCACGGGGGCTTTCAACATCGGCCCGTTCCATGTCGGCGTCATTCAGAGTCTCTCCATCTTCGCGACCTTCGCGATGGTGGGGCTGCTCACTCTCTTTCTGAAGCGGACGATGCTCGGCATCGCCATCCGGGCGGCCGCCGTCGATTTTCCGACGACGCGCCTCATGGGTCTGCGCGCCAACCGCGTCATCCTGGCGGCCTTTGCCATTTCCGGCCTGCTCGCGGGCGTTTCTGGCCTGCTGTGGGTCGCCCAGCGTGGCTCGGTCGATCCCTTGATGGGTTTCCTGCCCGTCCTTAAGGCCTTCATCGCTGCGATCCTGGGTGGCATCGGCAATCTGACCGGCGCTGTCATCGGCGGGTTCTTCCTAGGGGCCATCGAGATCGGCCTCCAGGCCGTGCTGCCGGAATCGGTGCAGCCCTTCCGCGACGCCATTGCCTTGAGCCTGGTGGTCTTGGTACTGCTCTACCGCCCGCAAGGGCTGTTTGGTGCCGCGCATAGCGTGCGGCCGTAA
- a CDS encoding glutamine synthetase family protein gives MSHPSDLAIFLTNDLTGISRGRAFPAADLKARMRAGVGWVPANLALTPFGVIGANPFGPLGDLRLQPDKDAVGFDMTGLDGEPDLKAFLCDIVETDGSPWGGCPRGFAKKALGELEREFGLTVKGSFEHEFFLLGDNEIGDAAFTLQDFRSQQEFLGTVIAALTRAGVEPEMILREYGPKQFEVTMKPSRGLAVADRAVILREITRDIARQFGQRACFAPIIDPTSVGSGVHVHFSLETLDGKPVTHDANQPGGISAQVASFIAGVLKHMPALCALTAPSVISYLRLTPHRWSAGYNSYGFRNREASVRICPVDDTPGNDISRQVHLEFRASDATASPYMVLGALLRAGLEGLRAKMSAPPLVEGDPADLSDAELKALNVRRLPDSLSAALAELDADQVVSGWLPAPLRQGYQALKTAEMERVAKLEPQAQCDLYAGYY, from the coding sequence GTGAGCCATCCATCCGACCTTGCCATCTTCCTCACCAATGATCTGACCGGCATCAGCCGCGGCCGCGCCTTTCCGGCTGCCGATCTAAAAGCGCGGATGCGCGCCGGCGTGGGCTGGGTCCCGGCCAACCTCGCCCTCACCCCCTTCGGCGTCATCGGTGCCAATCCATTCGGGCCCTTGGGCGATCTCAGGCTGCAGCCGGACAAGGATGCCGTGGGCTTCGACATGACCGGCCTCGACGGCGAACCCGACCTCAAAGCCTTCCTCTGCGACATCGTCGAGACGGATGGCTCGCCTTGGGGCGGCTGTCCCCGCGGCTTTGCCAAGAAGGCGCTGGGTGAACTCGAGCGCGAATTCGGCCTCACCGTCAAAGGTTCGTTCGAGCACGAGTTCTTCCTGCTCGGCGATAACGAGATCGGCGACGCCGCCTTCACCTTGCAGGATTTCCGCAGCCAGCAGGAATTCCTGGGCACCGTCATCGCCGCCTTGACCCGCGCCGGTGTCGAGCCGGAAATGATCCTGCGCGAATACGGCCCCAAGCAATTCGAAGTGACGATGAAGCCATCGCGCGGCCTTGCCGTCGCAGACCGCGCCGTGATCCTGCGCGAGATCACCCGCGACATCGCCCGCCAGTTCGGCCAACGCGCCTGTTTCGCGCCGATCATCGACCCCACCTCCGTCGGCAGCGGCGTTCATGTGCATTTCAGCCTGGAGACCCTCGACGGCAAGCCGGTGACCCATGACGCGAACCAGCCCGGCGGCATCTCTGCGCAAGTCGCGAGCTTCATCGCCGGTGTGCTCAAACACATGCCGGCGCTCTGCGCCCTCACCGCGCCCAGTGTCATTTCCTATCTGCGCCTGACACCGCATCGCTGGAGTGCCGGCTATAACAGCTATGGCTTCCGCAACCGCGAGGCGAGTGTGCGCATCTGCCCGGTCGACGACACGCCCGGCAACGATATCTCCCGCCAGGTCCATCTCGAATTCCGCGCCAGCGATGCTACCGCCAGCCCCTATATGGTGCTGGGCGCCCTGCTCCGCGCCGGGCTCGAGGGCCTGCGCGCCAAGATGTCGGCACCGCCGCTGGTCGAGGGCGATCCGGCCGATCTGTCGGACGCCGAACTCAAGGCGCTCAACGTGCGTCGCCTGCCGGATTCGCTTTCCGCAGCCTTGGCCGAGCTCGATGCCGACCAGGTGGTTTCCGGCTGGCTCCCGGCGCCATTGCGCCAGGGTTATCAGGCATTGAAGACCGCGGAAATGGAACGCGTCGCCAAGCTCGAGCCCCAGGCGCAATGTGATCTTTATGCCGGCTATTACTAA
- a CDS encoding N-formylglutamate amidohydrolase: MNTTALPPLLNADEPPAVEIVNGDSDALFVFVCDHASHRIPRRLGDLGLAEEVRRTHIGWDIGAADLARRLAAAFQAPLFLSGYSRLVIDCNRPLTSDGSIPASSAGIEIAANRHLTTAEKRQRQDVLFHPYQQAIGAHLDRRAARGVPTALFAIHSFTPDYPGETRPWHVDFGYQRDRRLAGLLIDGLQEPGIIVGDNLPYAVEDESDYAIPVHGEQRGLPHVLVEIRQDTLGDAAGIARWGDRLTELFHRLRPAILALAQTDAKDNR; encoded by the coding sequence ATGAATACCACCGCCCTGCCACCTTTGCTGAATGCCGACGAACCGCCGGCCGTGGAGATCGTCAATGGCGACAGCGATGCCCTGTTCGTCTTCGTCTGCGATCACGCCAGTCACCGCATCCCGCGGCGCCTCGGGGATCTCGGCCTTGCCGAGGAGGTGCGGCGGACGCATATCGGCTGGGATATCGGTGCCGCCGATCTCGCGCGGCGCCTTGCCGCCGCCTTTCAGGCGCCACTGTTCCTGAGCGGCTATTCGCGGCTGGTGATCGATTGCAACCGGCCTTTGACCAGCGACGGATCGATCCCCGCGAGCAGCGCCGGCATCGAGATCGCCGCCAATCGCCATCTCACCACGGCCGAAAAGCGCCAGCGCCAGGACGTGCTGTTTCATCCCTATCAACAAGCGATCGGGGCGCATCTCGACCGACGAGCAGCGCGCGGCGTACCGACGGCGCTTTTCGCCATTCACAGCTTCACCCCCGATTATCCCGGCGAGACGCGACCCTGGCATGTGGATTTCGGATATCAGCGCGACCGGCGCTTGGCCGGGCTGCTCATCGACGGCTTGCAGGAACCGGGTATCATCGTCGGCGACAATCTCCCTTATGCGGTCGAGGATGAGAGCGACTATGCCATCCCCGTGCATGGCGAGCAGCGCGGCCTGCCGCATGTGCTGGTGGAGATCCGCCAGGACACACTGGGCGATGCCGCGGGGATTGCCCGCTGGGGCG